A single region of the Pygocentrus nattereri isolate fPygNat1 chromosome 27, fPygNat1.pri, whole genome shotgun sequence genome encodes:
- the ccdc97 gene encoding coiled-coil domain-containing protein 97, translated as MWGEIDEGHKPVTSAIFEAQTTKEDDEMVQATDISARDMVSSQPSKPQVQEEVTSSLTSMMQAIATSGSPVKSQQLGEPDLTVEEKKEVLMEQYKVKPLVFLERYHVHMKPEHLEAFSHLSSDCRAQYYCTEVQKRASSSANRTRVRNHRYAALRALQREGQYFSEEQMRFREPLLYEQYIGQYLSEEEILQRSEEAMQKGPGSLADLLIDSYQERQLQNRLQDEQERQQCAEEEEEEEEEEEENEESRQAEWEPTAEEKAMLREEFLSQMHQRFLDGKDKDFNYSEVDENPDYDNLDIVNRDAEDRYFDEDEEDEENME; from the exons ATGTGGGGTGAAATCGATGAAGGACACAAACCAGTGACTTCTGCGATCTTCGAAGCACAGACGACGAAAGAAGATGACGAGATGGTCCAGGCGACTGATATCTCGGCGCGAGATATGGTTTCCTCACAGCCTTCAAAGCCCCAGGTCCAG GAGGAAGTTACCAGCAGCCTCACTTCAATGATGCAGGCCATAGCAACCAGTGGAAGTCCAGTGAAGAGCCAGCAGCTGGGAGAGCCTGATCTTACtgtggaggagaaaaaggaagTCTTAATGGAACAGTATAAAGTCAAGCCTTTAGTCTTTCTAGAGCGCTATCATGTACATATGAAGCCAGAGCACTTAGAGGCCTTTTCTCACCTGAGCAGTGACTGTAGAGCACAGTACTACTGCACAGAGGTTCAGAAACGGGCATCCAGTTCAGCCAACCGGACGAGGGTCCGCAACCATCGCTATGCCGCCCTCCGAGCACTTCAGAGGG AGGGCCAGTACTTTAGTGAGGAGCAGATGCGTTTTCGAGAGCCTCTGCTGTACGAGCAGTACATTGGGCAGTACCTGAGTGAGGAGGAGATTCTGCAGCGCTCTGAAGAAGCCATGCAGAAAGGCCCAGGAAGTCTGGCTGACCTGCTCATCGACTCATATCAAGAGAGACAGCTCCAGAATCGGCTGCAggatgagcaggagagacagcaatgtgcagaggaggaggaggaagaggaggaagaagaggagg AGAATGAGGAGTCTAGACAGGCAGAGTGGGAGCCAACTGCTGAAGAGAAGGCAATGCTGAGAGAAGAGTTTCTGAGTCAGATGCACCAGCGCTTCTTGGATGGCAAAGATAAAGACTTCAACTACAG TGAAGTGGACGAGAACCCAGATTATGATAACCTGGACATTGTAAACCGTGATGCGGAGGACCGGTACTTTGATGAAGACGAAGAGGATGAAGAAAATATGGAATAA